The following proteins are co-located in the uncultured Draconibacterium sp. genome:
- a CDS encoding flavodoxin has product MSKIAIFYGPVGGAVNRVADMIKAKIGEDKVDLVEVKGATADDLNKYDKIIFGLSTVGKDTWDSDFSTNDWGKFMPEISKADYSEKTVAVYGLGDHVTYAHAFVDHIGLLGKELMNNGAVLVGPVDTEGYVFDESDAVVDGKFIGLPLDEDFEPELTEERVEAWLEVLKPDFGF; this is encoded by the coding sequence ATGAGCAAAATAGCAATTTTTTATGGCCCTGTTGGCGGTGCAGTAAACCGCGTAGCCGATATGATTAAGGCAAAAATTGGCGAAGATAAAGTTGACCTGGTAGAAGTTAAAGGAGCTACAGCAGACGATCTGAACAAATACGACAAAATTATATTCGGCCTTTCAACCGTTGGAAAAGATACCTGGGATTCGGATTTCTCAACCAACGACTGGGGAAAATTTATGCCCGAAATTTCAAAAGCTGATTACAGCGAAAAAACTGTGGCTGTTTACGGTTTAGGCGACCATGTAACTTATGCACATGCTTTTGTAGATCACATTGGTTTACTGGGCAAAGAGCTGATGAATAACGGTGCGGTACTGGTTGGCCCGGTTGACACTGAAGGTTATGTTTTTGACGAATCGGATGCAGTAGTTGACGGTAAATTTATTGGTCTTCCGCTGGATGAAGATTTCGAACCTGAATTAACGGAAGAACGTGTGGAAGCATGGCTTGAAGTTCTTAAACCTGATTTCGGATTTTAA
- a CDS encoding 3-methyl-2-oxobutanoate dehydrogenase subunit VorB, with protein sequence MGEVRLMKGNEVLAEAAIRCGCDGYFGYPITPQSEVMETLMARQPWNETGMVVLQAESEVASINMVYGAAGSGKKVMTSSSSPGVSLMAEGISYIAGAELPCLLVNVQRGGPGLGTIQPSQADYFQTVKGGGHGDYKLIVLAPASVQEMNDFVDLGFELAFKYRNPAMILADGAIGQMMEKVELADQKPRRTKEEIEELCGDWATLGKPKSRKKNIVTSLEMDSDIMEANNIRFQEKYRKIEEEEVRYEAIQCDDADFILVAFGTSSRVCQKAVEIAREKGLKVGLLRPITLFPFPNKVIGELARKAKGFLSVEMSAGQMVEDIKLAVYEAGSNARVNHFGRMGGIIPTPTEVVAAIEEKFSWELSYGVKRGY encoded by the coding sequence ATGGGAGAAGTAAGATTAATGAAAGGAAACGAGGTGCTGGCTGAAGCTGCTATCCGCTGCGGATGCGACGGCTATTTTGGCTATCCCATTACACCTCAGTCGGAAGTTATGGAAACACTTATGGCCCGCCAACCCTGGAACGAAACAGGAATGGTTGTTTTGCAGGCAGAAAGTGAAGTTGCATCAATAAACATGGTTTATGGTGCTGCAGGAAGCGGCAAAAAGGTGATGACCTCTTCTTCCAGTCCGGGCGTAAGTTTAATGGCCGAAGGTATTTCATACATTGCCGGTGCTGAATTGCCTTGTTTATTGGTAAATGTACAACGTGGAGGACCCGGTTTGGGTACCATTCAACCATCGCAGGCAGACTATTTTCAAACCGTAAAAGGAGGTGGCCATGGCGATTATAAACTTATCGTATTGGCTCCGGCTTCCGTTCAGGAAATGAACGACTTTGTTGACCTTGGTTTTGAGCTTGCTTTTAAATACCGGAATCCGGCAATGATTCTTGCCGATGGTGCGATAGGTCAAATGATGGAAAAGGTTGAATTAGCCGATCAGAAGCCGCGCAGAACAAAAGAAGAAATTGAAGAATTGTGTGGCGATTGGGCAACTCTTGGAAAACCAAAATCACGTAAAAAGAACATTGTTACTTCGCTCGAAATGGACTCGGATATTATGGAAGCAAATAATATTCGCTTTCAGGAAAAATACAGAAAGATTGAAGAAGAAGAAGTGCGTTACGAAGCCATTCAGTGCGACGACGCTGATTTTATTCTTGTAGCTTTTGGAACATCATCGCGCGTGTGCCAAAAGGCGGTAGAAATTGCCCGCGAGAAAGGATTAAAAGTGGGTTTGCTGCGTCCGATTACTTTGTTTCCTTTCCCGAATAAGGTGATTGGAGAATTGGCTAGAAAGGCCAAAGGTTTTTTATCGGTAGAAATGAGTGCCGGGCAAATGGTGGAAGATATAAAACTGGCGGTATACGAAGCCGGTAGCAATGCACGAGTAAACCACTTTGGTCGTATGGGAGGAATTATTCCTACACCAACCGAAGTAGTTGCTGCCATAGAAGAGAAGTTTTCGTGGGAATTAAGTTATGGAGTTAAAAGAGGTTACTAA
- a CDS encoding 4Fe-4S dicluster domain-containing protein, whose amino-acid sequence MAKFKGAVVVDKEGCKGCSLCVEACPQKVLALHKEVNSKGYHYSYMEDADACIGCANCGVVCPDTCITIYRVKAS is encoded by the coding sequence ATGGCAAAGTTTAAAGGAGCAGTTGTTGTTGATAAGGAAGGATGCAAAGGATGCAGCCTGTGTGTTGAAGCTTGTCCACAAAAGGTATTGGCACTTCATAAAGAGGTAAACAGCAAAGGATATCATTATTCGTACATGGAAGATGCCGACGCATGTATTGGCTGTGCTAATTGTGGTGTGGTTTGTCCCGATACTTGTATCACAATTTATCGCGTGAAAGCCAGCTAG
- a CDS encoding ACT domain-containing protein, producing MIIKQVSVFLENKSGRLNEVTKILSDVDINISAFTIADTSDFGILRMIVSDPDRACETLKQNEFSVQTTEVVLAKTPNKAGSLSKLLDILQKEEVFIEYMYAFSMNDDGAVTVIRPTRIERCVEMLQKHKTELVRASELYSL from the coding sequence ATGATCATAAAACAAGTATCTGTATTTCTTGAAAATAAATCGGGAAGGTTAAACGAAGTCACAAAAATATTGAGTGACGTTGACATAAATATTTCAGCATTTACAATTGCCGATACATCTGACTTTGGGATTTTGAGGATGATTGTATCCGATCCTGATAGAGCCTGTGAAACTCTAAAACAAAATGAGTTTTCGGTACAAACCACCGAAGTTGTTTTGGCGAAAACACCAAATAAGGCGGGTAGCCTGTCCAAACTTTTGGATATTCTACAGAAAGAGGAAGTGTTTATAGAATACATGTATGCGTTCTCGATGAATGACGACGGAGCAGTGACTGTAATTCGTCCGACCAGAATTGAACGTTGTGTTGAAATGCTCCAAAAACACAAGACGGAACTTGTTCGGGCAAGCGAACTTTATAGCCTATAA
- a CDS encoding pyridoxal phosphate-dependent aminotransferase, which translates to MNNSPLDKNLVEQKIQELRIPDVGKASIREIVALVNAVEEATDFKYVRMEMGVPGLPPAKVGVDAEKEALDKGVAAIYPMVDGIKPLKTEASKFIKNFLNIDLAAAGCIPTTGSMQGTYAAFMAAGHVDKKKDTLLFIDPGFPVQKQQMMVLGLKYDTFDVFNFRGEKLRAKLEGILEKGNINSIVYSNPNNPSWICFNDEELKIIGELASKYDVIVMEDLAYFGMDFRTDFSKPGEAPYQPTVANYTDNYVLFVSSSKIFSYAGQRIGIMAISDTLFKRDYPDLQERFKGTTFGATITLRLLYSLSSGTSHSAQYALTAMLKAVNEGTFNFVEGVKDYGERAKQMKALFLKNGFDIVYKKDLDVPIADGFYFTINYPGMTGNELVANLLFYGVSAIALDNTGSDEEGIRACVSFVQHNQFAALDERLSLFNKNFSK; encoded by the coding sequence ATGAACAATTCTCCTCTCGATAAAAATCTGGTAGAACAGAAAATACAGGAACTACGTATTCCCGATGTGGGTAAAGCTTCTATTCGCGAAATTGTTGCTTTGGTAAATGCCGTTGAAGAAGCAACGGATTTTAAATACGTCCGAATGGAAATGGGGGTGCCGGGTTTACCACCGGCTAAGGTTGGTGTTGATGCTGAAAAAGAGGCACTTGATAAAGGTGTTGCAGCCATTTATCCTATGGTCGACGGCATTAAACCATTAAAAACAGAAGCTTCAAAATTTATAAAAAACTTTTTGAACATTGATTTGGCAGCTGCAGGTTGTATTCCAACAACCGGATCGATGCAGGGAACTTACGCTGCTTTTATGGCTGCCGGACATGTGGATAAAAAGAAAGATACTTTGTTGTTTATCGATCCCGGATTTCCGGTGCAAAAACAACAAATGATGGTACTTGGTTTAAAGTACGATACTTTTGATGTATTTAACTTCCGAGGAGAAAAATTAAGGGCAAAACTGGAAGGTATTCTTGAAAAAGGCAACATCAATTCAATTGTTTATTCGAATCCGAACAACCCTTCATGGATTTGTTTTAACGACGAAGAATTAAAGATAATTGGTGAACTGGCAAGTAAATACGATGTAATTGTAATGGAAGACCTGGCTTATTTTGGCATGGATTTCCGTACCGATTTTTCAAAACCCGGAGAAGCACCTTATCAACCCACAGTTGCCAATTATACCGACAATTATGTGTTGTTTGTATCCAGCTCAAAAATATTCTCGTATGCGGGTCAGCGTATTGGAATTATGGCTATTTCTGATACACTTTTTAAACGGGATTATCCCGATTTGCAGGAGCGTTTTAAGGGGACAACTTTTGGTGCAACCATAACATTACGATTGTTGTACTCACTTTCTTCAGGTACCAGTCACTCGGCACAGTATGCTCTTACGGCCATGTTAAAGGCAGTTAACGAGGGTACATTTAATTTTGTTGAGGGCGTAAAAGACTATGGCGAAAGAGCGAAACAAATGAAAGCACTCTTTTTAAAGAATGGTTTTGATATTGTTTACAAAAAGGATTTGGATGTACCAATTGCCGATGGTTTTTATTTTACCATCAATTATCCGGGAATGACAGGAAACGAACTGGTTGCCAATTTGTTGTTTTATGGTGTAAGTGCCATTGCACTTGATAATACCGGTAGCGACGAAGAAGGAATCAGGGCTTGTGTTTCTTTTGTTCAGCACAATCAGTTTGCAGCGCTCGACGAAAGGTTGAGCTTGTTTAACAAAAACTTTAGTAAATAA
- a CDS encoding 2-oxoacid:acceptor oxidoreductase family protein: MTEEMIIAGFGGQGVLSMGKILAYSGIMEDKEVTWFPSYGPEMRGGTANVTVIISDTRISSPILQEFDTAIILNQQSMDKFEDSVKPGGTLLYDPNGIVHPPTRKDINIYKVEGTKTAVEMGNPKVFNMIVFGSYLKVRPILTLDNVEKGLEKSLPERYHKLIPLNLDAIKKGQEIVEDVQLV; this comes from the coding sequence ATGACTGAAGAAATGATAATTGCCGGATTTGGCGGACAAGGAGTACTTTCGATGGGTAAGATTTTAGCTTACTCGGGTATTATGGAAGACAAAGAGGTAACGTGGTTTCCATCGTACGGACCTGAAATGCGCGGGGGGACAGCCAATGTTACTGTTATTATTAGCGATACACGTATTAGTTCGCCCATTTTACAGGAATTCGATACCGCCATTATTCTGAATCAGCAGAGTATGGATAAATTTGAAGATTCGGTAAAACCGGGAGGAACACTTTTATACGATCCGAATGGAATTGTGCATCCGCCTACGCGAAAAGACATTAACATTTACAAGGTGGAAGGAACTAAAACCGCTGTGGAAATGGGAAACCCAAAAGTGTTTAATATGATCGTTTTTGGAAGTTACCTTAAAGTGCGTCCTATACTTACCCTCGACAATGTTGAAAAGGGATTGGAGAAATCACTTCCGGAACGGTATCATAAACTAATTCCGCTAAACCTCGATGCCATTAAAAAAGGACAGGAAATTGTGGAAGATGTACAATTGGTATAG
- a CDS encoding phenylacetate--CoA ligase, giving the protein MIWNEKIECASRDEMAAIQGERLIQTVQRIYHNIPSYRSKMQEIGMLPGDVRSIDDLKKLPFTNKTDLRDNYPFGMFTVPMSEIVRVHASSGTTGKPTVVGYTRNDLNMWADVVTRTLCMAGVSRNDIVQVAYGYGLFTGGLGMHYGTENLGATVIPISGGNTQKQIQLMQDFGTSVIACTPSYALFLSEVMNDMGIDPADLNLRVGIFGAEPWSESMRKEIEAKLKLKAIDIYGLSEVIGPGVSCECEHQVGMHINEDHFVPEIINPDTFEPVEPGEVGELVFSTVTKEGIPILRYRTRDLTRLIYDECECGRTLVRMEKCKGRSDDMLIIRGVNVFPSQIETVLLEMSETEPHYLLIVEREGTLDVLKLMVEVQEQFFSDEIRQLEGLKKKIKHNIQSLLGISVDVKLVEPKTIERTAGKAKRVIDNRKI; this is encoded by the coding sequence ATGATTTGGAACGAAAAAATTGAATGTGCCTCGCGTGACGAAATGGCGGCCATTCAAGGCGAAAGACTAATACAAACTGTTCAGCGTATTTACCACAATATTCCCAGTTACCGCTCAAAAATGCAGGAAATTGGCATGTTGCCGGGCGATGTGCGTTCAATTGATGATCTGAAAAAATTACCATTTACAAATAAAACCGATCTGCGCGATAACTATCCCTTCGGAATGTTTACGGTTCCCATGAGTGAAATTGTGCGTGTGCATGCCAGCTCAGGAACAACCGGAAAACCGACAGTTGTGGGTTACACCCGAAACGACCTGAATATGTGGGCCGATGTGGTAACACGTACGCTATGTATGGCTGGAGTTAGCCGCAACGACATTGTTCAGGTAGCGTACGGTTACGGTTTGTTTACCGGAGGATTGGGTATGCATTACGGAACTGAAAACCTCGGAGCTACCGTAATCCCGATTTCGGGGGGAAATACACAAAAACAAATTCAGCTGATGCAGGATTTTGGAACTTCGGTAATTGCTTGTACGCCTTCGTACGCGCTCTTTTTATCCGAAGTGATGAACGATATGGGAATTGATCCGGCAGATTTGAATTTACGTGTTGGTATTTTTGGTGCCGAGCCCTGGAGCGAAAGTATGCGTAAAGAAATTGAGGCGAAACTTAAGTTGAAAGCAATTGATATTTATGGTTTAAGTGAAGTAATTGGGCCGGGTGTTTCGTGCGAGTGCGAACACCAGGTTGGAATGCACATTAACGAAGACCATTTTGTACCTGAAATCATTAATCCGGATACGTTTGAACCCGTTGAGCCTGGCGAAGTGGGAGAGTTGGTATTTTCAACGGTTACCAAAGAAGGTATCCCGATTCTGCGTTACCGCACCCGCGATTTAACACGGCTTATTTACGATGAATGTGAGTGCGGACGTACGTTGGTTCGAATGGAAAAATGCAAAGGACGTTCCGACGATATGTTGATTATTCGTGGTGTAAATGTATTCCCGTCGCAAATTGAAACCGTACTGCTCGAAATGAGTGAGACCGAACCGCATTACTTATTAATTGTTGAGCGCGAAGGTACGCTGGATGTACTGAAGTTGATGGTGGAGGTGCAGGAACAGTTTTTCTCGGATGAAATCCGTCAGTTGGAGGGATTAAAGAAAAAAATCAAACACAATATTCAAAGTTTGTTGGGCATTTCGGTTGATGTAAAACTGGTTGAGCCCAAAACAATTGAGCGCACCGCAGGTAAAGCAAAACGTGTAATTGATAACCGCAAAATTTAA
- a CDS encoding Crp/Fnr family transcriptional regulator, whose translation MDQKKIISRFEHTLELIDVFKLKNEPAVLRKGELFIDYGEKNNKIGILMDGLLYASYLSDNGTEWVSRFFFPPNNFIVSSHRGFVLGKNSSESIRAYEDSKLIYIEKDEFKNLLDTNHKFERTVRILAEESYIQAMDRIHSFQSLNAEQRIRKFLEEHQDLAQKLQRQHIASYLGIHRNILTRILYKL comes from the coding sequence ATGGACCAAAAGAAAATAATTTCACGTTTTGAGCATACCCTTGAGTTAATTGATGTTTTTAAGCTTAAAAACGAGCCGGCGGTATTACGTAAAGGGGAGTTATTTATCGATTATGGTGAAAAGAACAATAAAATAGGCATACTGATGGATGGCCTTTTATACGCCTCCTATCTTTCTGATAATGGAACCGAATGGGTTTCGCGGTTCTTCTTTCCACCAAATAACTTTATTGTTAGTAGTCACCGTGGTTTTGTGCTGGGAAAGAACTCTTCCGAGTCAATCCGGGCTTACGAAGATTCAAAACTGATTTATATTGAAAAGGATGAGTTTAAGAACTTGCTTGACACGAATCACAAATTTGAACGTACTGTGCGAATTCTGGCAGAAGAAAGTTACATACAAGCAATGGACAGAATCCATTCCTTTCAATCGTTAAACGCCGAACAACGTATTCGCAAATTTTTAGAAGAACATCAAGATCTGGCCCAGAAACTTCAGCGTCAGCACATTGCCTCTTACCTCGGAATTCACCGAAACATTCTTACCCGGATACTGTACAAATTGTAA
- a CDS encoding prephenate dehydratase, whose protein sequence is MKRIAIQGIAGSFHEDAAQRYFEDEVEVVECKSFTTVCEFIDADKVDFAVMAIENSIAGSLLNNYQLIRDYHLRIIGEIYIHISMNLLVNDGVEAKDIGHIHSHPIALQQCMEYIEQFYPNAQLHEKLDTAASSKLIAAEKLTNAASIANLRSADLYGLKILDTGIETNKKNYTRFLILSKHGNPTVGTNKASVCFEVGHFYGALARVLNTFAENEINLTKIQSVPKIGKPNEYTFHVDIEWDKPENYDRAIHQVLKSASSLSILGEYTKGNLHNQ, encoded by the coding sequence ATGAAACGGATAGCAATACAGGGAATCGCAGGCTCTTTTCATGAAGATGCGGCCCAAAGATATTTTGAGGATGAGGTTGAGGTAGTTGAATGTAAGTCATTTACCACTGTTTGTGAATTTATCGATGCCGATAAAGTTGATTTTGCTGTAATGGCTATAGAAAACTCAATTGCAGGTAGTTTATTAAACAATTACCAGTTAATTCGCGATTATCATTTACGTATTATAGGTGAGATTTACATCCATATTTCGATGAATTTGCTTGTAAACGATGGTGTGGAAGCAAAAGACATTGGACACATTCATTCGCACCCGATAGCATTGCAGCAATGTATGGAATACATTGAGCAGTTTTATCCGAATGCACAGCTGCATGAAAAGCTGGATACTGCTGCTTCATCGAAGTTGATCGCTGCTGAGAAGTTGACAAATGCCGCTTCAATTGCAAACTTGCGTTCTGCCGATTTATATGGATTAAAAATTCTGGATACCGGAATTGAAACCAACAAAAAAAATTACACACGTTTTCTTATTCTTTCTAAGCATGGAAATCCTACGGTTGGAACAAATAAGGCTTCTGTGTGTTTTGAAGTTGGGCACTTTTATGGCGCCTTGGCAAGGGTGTTAAATACATTTGCCGAAAACGAAATTAACCTGACTAAAATTCAGTCGGTGCCAAAAATTGGAAAGCCCAACGAATATACCTTTCATGTTGATATTGAATGGGATAAACCTGAAAATTACGACAGAGCAATTCATCAGGTTTTAAAAAGTGCTTCCAGTCTTTCAATATTGGGAGAGTACACAAAAGGAAATTTACATAATCAGTAA
- a CDS encoding thiamine pyrophosphate-dependent enzyme has translation MDINEIIKPENLVYDKSVLLNDDVMHYCPGCTHGVVHKILAELIDEMGLQEKTVGIAPVGCAVFAYNYIDVDWQEAAHGRAPAVATGVARLNPDNFVFTYQGDGDLASIGTAEIMHACNRGENILVIFINNGIYGMTGGQMAPTTLEGMVTSTTPTGRNVDLNGYPMRITNLIAQLPGTSYVTRQAAHTANAARKLKRSMKKAIQNVLDKKGTSFVEVVSTCNSGWKMTPVAANNWMTENMLPYYPLGDMKDSVKGEHSEN, from the coding sequence ATGGATATAAATGAAATTATAAAACCGGAAAACCTGGTTTACGATAAATCAGTCTTGTTAAATGACGATGTGATGCATTATTGCCCGGGATGTACCCACGGTGTAGTGCACAAAATACTTGCCGAGTTAATTGATGAAATGGGATTACAGGAAAAAACTGTTGGAATTGCACCGGTGGGTTGTGCTGTATTTGCCTACAATTACATCGACGTTGACTGGCAGGAAGCAGCTCACGGCAGGGCACCAGCAGTAGCTACCGGCGTAGCCCGTTTAAATCCCGATAATTTTGTATTTACCTATCAGGGTGATGGCGATTTGGCTTCCATCGGAACAGCTGAAATTATGCATGCCTGTAACCGTGGCGAAAACATTCTTGTAATTTTTATAAACAATGGAATTTACGGAATGACTGGTGGACAAATGGCGCCAACTACTTTGGAGGGGATGGTTACATCGACAACACCAACCGGTCGGAATGTTGATTTGAATGGTTATCCGATGAGGATTACCAACCTGATCGCACAATTGCCGGGTACATCGTATGTAACCCGTCAGGCTGCTCATACTGCAAACGCTGCCCGTAAACTAAAACGTTCAATGAAAAAAGCAATTCAGAATGTTTTGGATAAAAAAGGAACTTCGTTTGTTGAGGTGGTTTCTACCTGTAATTCGGGTTGGAAAATGACTCCGGTGGCAGCCAATAACTGGATGACAGAAAATATGCTTCCGTATTACCCGCTTGGCGATATGAAAGACAGTGTAAAAGGTGAACATTCGGAAAATTAA